A genomic segment from Gilvibacter sp. SZ-19 encodes:
- a CDS encoding carboxypeptidase regulatory-like domain-containing protein, which yields MRKITFYLTVACLLLGASAFAQGVTTGGMNGRVLDNNAEPLLGANVVAVHTPTGTTYGAITDFDGFYRISNMRAGGPYTVTISYVGFEDFVRNGVFLQLGNSQKISVNLSESTNALDEVLIVAQRNNVFDSKKTGTETTVSSRDIATLPAVTRSIADFARITPQAQLTEGNDGFSISLAGQNNRYNAIYIDGAVNNDVFGLAGSGTNGGQTGVNPFSVDAVETFQINIAPFDVRQSGFSGGSINAITRSGTNEVEGSAYFYLRNQGLAGKTPTGLVDEGEAREKLDDFSAKLYGVRVGGPIIKDKLFYFINYERQDEETPQPFNFSQYEGRSSLEDINNLVNFLRSTYGYDPGIFNANTRTLVSDKITAKLDYNLNNANKFTLRHSYVKGDNLEARNSNPFNIGFINGSESFLTTTNSTAFEWRYSGTNVANNLVIGYTTVRDDRDPAGSPFPTVDIQDGNGTISFGAEPFSTANLLDQDVLTINNNFEIYSGRHTITLGANFEYAKVKNLFFAFNFGDYTFEDQFDDNGVLVSSGLNQFLTGQQADVYQHGYSLLGNGVVGDESAGASEFTASQLGFYAQDDFQATDDLKVTFGLRVDIPYWEDGLANDDFNNRTVGLLEAAGKDLKGARVGQSINANPLFAPRLGFNWDVNGESKTQIRGGMGVFTSRLPLVWPGGTYNNNGITGGFNFEFGQDFEPDVNNQFEDPAPGSGGVGGNVDLIAANFKLPQVMKYNIAVDQKLPFWGLIASADFLYTDVINDILYQNLNLKGPTGALNGADTRPTYSRSDEIDPTYGRIILASNTTLGHAYNVTATIRKPFENGFQGQVSWSYGDSFKVFDGTSSQNSSQWRNRQTVNGKNADLGVDARSDFSLGHRITSNASYEISWNENLKTTFGFFYEGVQGNPFSYVYREGRDILNDDSRDNALIYVPANQGEINLVDQSDNGGLTSAEQWAALDAFIEGDDYLRSRRGQYAERNGDRGPWSHVIDFKVLQDFSLKIGNTKHTFQASLDIFNFTNLLNKDWGQRNFVPGNVGLLRTVTAGPNPAFTFDPTQFEDGVRVIDDFGLQSSRWQMQVGLRYLFN from the coding sequence ATGAGAAAAATTACTTTCTATTTAACCGTGGCTTGTTTGTTACTCGGCGCTAGTGCATTTGCGCAAGGGGTAACTACGGGGGGCATGAACGGTCGTGTCCTTGACAACAACGCCGAACCTCTTCTAGGGGCTAATGTGGTTGCTGTCCACACGCCAACTGGAACGACTTATGGTGCGATAACCGATTTCGACGGTTTTTATCGTATCTCAAACATGAGAGCTGGTGGTCCTTACACCGTGACCATCTCTTACGTTGGATTTGAAGACTTTGTTAGAAATGGAGTGTTCTTACAACTGGGTAACTCTCAAAAAATTAGTGTTAACCTTTCTGAATCTACCAATGCGCTAGATGAAGTATTGATCGTTGCACAGCGAAACAATGTTTTCGATTCAAAGAAAACAGGAACAGAAACTACAGTGTCGTCTAGAGACATCGCAACACTACCTGCAGTTACTCGTTCTATCGCTGACTTTGCGCGTATTACTCCTCAAGCTCAGCTTACCGAAGGTAACGACGGATTCTCTATCTCACTTGCTGGTCAGAACAACCGTTACAACGCGATCTACATTGATGGTGCTGTAAACAACGATGTGTTCGGTCTTGCAGGTTCAGGTACCAATGGTGGACAAACTGGAGTAAACCCATTCTCTGTGGATGCGGTAGAAACTTTCCAGATCAACATTGCGCCGTTTGACGTGCGTCAGTCTGGATTCTCTGGTGGGTCTATCAACGCTATTACGCGTTCTGGTACTAATGAGGTAGAAGGGTCAGCTTATTTCTACCTGCGTAATCAAGGTCTTGCTGGAAAAACTCCAACAGGTCTTGTTGACGAAGGTGAGGCTCGCGAAAAGCTTGATGATTTCTCAGCTAAGCTTTACGGGGTACGTGTAGGAGGTCCTATCATTAAGGACAAACTATTCTACTTCATTAACTACGAGCGTCAGGATGAGGAAACTCCTCAGCCATTCAACTTTAGCCAGTACGAAGGGCGTTCTTCTTTAGAAGACATCAACAACCTGGTTAACTTCTTGCGTTCTACTTACGGGTACGACCCAGGAATCTTTAATGCGAACACGCGTACACTAGTTAGTGACAAGATCACTGCCAAGTTAGACTACAACTTGAACAACGCTAACAAATTCACCTTGCGTCACTCTTACGTAAAAGGAGACAACTTGGAGGCGCGTAACTCTAACCCATTCAACATTGGATTCATCAACGGTTCTGAGTCTTTCTTGACTACGACCAACTCCACTGCTTTCGAATGGCGTTATTCTGGTACCAACGTAGCGAACAACCTTGTTATTGGTTACACCACTGTACGTGATGACCGTGACCCTGCAGGTTCTCCTTTCCCTACTGTTGATATCCAAGACGGAAACGGAACTATCTCTTTCGGAGCTGAGCCGTTCTCTACTGCTAACTTGTTAGATCAAGATGTACTTACTATCAACAACAACTTTGAGATCTATTCCGGACGTCACACCATTACCTTGGGTGCGAACTTCGAATATGCTAAAGTGAAGAACCTTTTCTTCGCCTTTAACTTTGGTGACTATACTTTCGAAGATCAATTTGACGACAACGGAGTATTGGTATCTAGCGGTTTGAATCAGTTCCTTACTGGTCAGCAAGCTGACGTATACCAGCACGGTTATTCTCTATTGGGTAACGGAGTTGTTGGTGATGAGTCTGCTGGTGCTTCTGAATTCACAGCTTCACAGCTAGGATTCTACGCTCAAGATGACTTCCAAGCTACAGATGACTTGAAAGTTACTTTCGGTCTTCGTGTTGATATTCCTTACTGGGAAGACGGTTTGGCTAACGATGACTTCAACAACCGTACTGTTGGCTTGCTAGAAGCTGCCGGTAAAGACCTTAAAGGTGCTCGTGTTGGACAGTCTATCAATGCTAACCCATTGTTCGCTCCACGTCTAGGTTTCAACTGGGACGTAAATGGAGAGAGCAAAACTCAGATCCGTGGTGGTATGGGAGTATTTACTTCTAGACTTCCATTGGTATGGCCAGGTGGTACTTACAACAACAACGGTATCACTGGTGGATTCAACTTTGAGTTCGGTCAGGACTTTGAGCCAGACGTGAACAACCAGTTCGAAGATCCAGCTCCAGGTTCTGGAGGTGTAGGAGGTAACGTAGACCTTATTGCTGCTAACTTCAAATTGCCACAGGTAATGAAGTATAACATCGCAGTAGACCAGAAACTTCCTTTCTGGGGTCTTATCGCTTCTGCGGACTTCTTGTATACTGATGTTATCAATGACATCTTGTATCAGAACTTGAACCTAAAAGGCCCAACAGGTGCTTTGAACGGTGCTGATACGCGTCCAACATATAGCCGTAGTGATGAGATCGACCCAACTTACGGGCGTATCATCCTTGCTTCTAACACAACTCTTGGACACGCTTACAATGTTACTGCAACTATCCGTAAGCCATTCGAGAACGGATTCCAAGGACAAGTGTCTTGGTCTTATGGAGATTCCTTCAAAGTATTTGACGGAACATCTTCTCAGAACTCTTCTCAGTGGAGAAACCGTCAGACTGTAAACGGTAAGAACGCTGATCTTGGAGTAGATGCTCGTTCAGACTTCTCTCTAGGACACCGTATTACTTCTAACGCCTCTTACGAGATCTCTTGGAATGAGAACCTTAAGACTACTTTCGGATTCTTCTACGAAGGTGTTCAAGGAAACCCATTCAGCTATGTATACCGTGAAGGTCGCGACATCTTAAACGATGACTCTCGTGACAACGCACTTATCTACGTACCAGCTAACCAAGGTGAGATCAACCTAGTAGACCAATCAGATAACGGTGGTCTTACTAGCGCTGAACAGTGGGCAGCTCTTGATGCATTTATCGAGGGTGACGACTACTTGCGTTCTCGCAGAGGTCAGTACGCAGAGCGTAACGGTGACCGCGGACCATGGAGCCACGTAATTGACTTCAAAGTACTACAAGACTTTAGCTTGAAGATCGGAAATACCAAGCACACCTTCCAGGCGTCTTTGGATATCTTCAACTTCACTAACTTGTTGAACAAAGACTGGGGTCAGCGTAACTTCGTTCCTGGAAACGTAGGACTTCTAAGAACAGTAACTGCAGGGCCAAACCCAGCCTTTACTTTCGATCCTACTCAGTTCGAAGATGGCGTACGTGTAATTGACGATTTCGGACTACAGTCATCAAGATGGCAAATGCAAGTTGGATTGCGTTACCTATTCAACTAA
- a CDS encoding peptidoglycan DD-metalloendopeptidase family protein: protein MKRLLWLSVVLGLCWACEKEKPEEEVATITEAPKIEEAYGFILNDFNVVRDTVRFGDTFGVIMDNNHVPAAKVYSAVEAVKDSFDVRRIVTGKPYVVLNSKDSLNQAQVFIYENNRIEYTVVDLRDSVAKAYHGRKPIRLVEKTAYGVITSSLSETMEEQNLSASMTDRLANIYAWTINFFALQQGDRFKVVYTERFINDTIPAGIEDIKAAYFEHKGRPLLAFNFVEDPDLGVSDYYDEEANNLRRAFLKSPIRFNYRLSSRYNLKRRIAYYGYKVRPHRGTDFAAAVGTPIIATADGTVIESARRGGNGNYVKIKHNSTYMTQYLHMKSRKAKVGDYVRQGDVIGWVGMTGNTGGPHVCYRFWKNGQQVDPFLQDLPASKPLADSLKPQYFEYIAPLKEKLDCIIF from the coding sequence TGAGTGTAGTGCTTGGATTATGCTGGGCCTGTGAAAAGGAGAAACCAGAAGAGGAAGTTGCAACCATCACCGAGGCGCCCAAGATAGAAGAGGCCTACGGATTCATTCTCAACGATTTTAATGTAGTACGCGATACGGTTCGCTTTGGCGACACCTTTGGCGTTATTATGGATAACAACCACGTGCCCGCAGCCAAGGTTTACAGTGCGGTAGAGGCTGTTAAAGACAGTTTTGACGTACGCCGCATAGTGACCGGAAAGCCTTATGTGGTCTTAAATTCCAAGGACAGTCTGAATCAGGCTCAGGTGTTCATTTACGAGAATAACCGCATAGAATATACTGTTGTAGACCTGCGCGATAGCGTGGCAAAAGCTTATCACGGGCGTAAGCCTATCCGTCTGGTGGAGAAGACTGCATACGGAGTCATTACAAGTTCCCTCTCAGAAACTATGGAAGAGCAAAATCTCAGCGCTTCTATGACCGATCGCTTGGCAAATATTTACGCTTGGACCATCAACTTCTTTGCCCTGCAACAAGGAGATCGCTTTAAGGTAGTCTACACAGAACGTTTTATAAACGATACTATCCCAGCCGGAATAGAAGACATAAAAGCCGCCTATTTTGAGCATAAAGGGCGTCCGCTATTGGCGTTTAATTTTGTGGAGGACCCAGACTTGGGAGTTTCGGATTATTACGACGAAGAAGCCAACAACCTGCGTCGGGCCTTTTTAAAATCGCCGATCCGCTTTAATTACAGACTTTCTAGTCGTTATAATCTTAAAAGACGCATTGCCTATTACGGCTACAAGGTGCGGCCACACCGCGGAACTGACTTTGCTGCAGCGGTGGGTACTCCTATCATAGCCACTGCGGATGGGACCGTGATAGAGTCGGCCCGTAGAGGTGGAAACGGTAATTATGTGAAGATCAAGCACAACAGCACTTATATGACGCAATACCTGCACATGAAAAGCCGTAAGGCTAAGGTGGGTGACTACGTGCGTCAGGGTGATGTGATCGGTTGGGTTGGGATGACGGGAAACACCGGTGGCCCTCATGTTTGCTACAGATTCTGGAAGAACGGGCAGCAGGTAGACCCCTTTCTACAAGATTTACCAGCCTCCAAACCCCTTGCAGATTCTCTCAAGCCTCAGTACTTTGAGTATATCGCTCCGCTTAAGGAGAAGCTGGATTGTATTATTTTTTAG